The following DNA comes from Brassica oleracea var. oleracea cultivar TO1000 chromosome C5, BOL, whole genome shotgun sequence.
TAATTGGTTCATATTAATTAGTTAAGATATGCATAAATTTAGGAGTGACATTGTCTTGTAAGTAACTCTAAAAATTAAGGGCAAAATTCTATTAGGTATTTTGCTTTAATAGTCTAAATTTTTGTCAATTCAAATATACTAGATCCTTTCTCCGCGCTACGCGCGGATAATATATTTAAATTTGTTACATTTATCATTTTTATTTGTATGTGAATTTTTGTATATTAAATTATATATAACTAATTTTTAAATTTGATTTTTTTTATATCTTTAGTTTGAAGTAAGTATTTCTATTATATGTAACACAATTAACTAATAAAATATGAAGAATCAAGTCCGAGATTTTAGAGTTATGTAAAAAAAATGTAATTATGTATAGAACATAAATTATATTGGTTTAAAAGATCGGAATCTAATCTCGAATAAATTCACGAAAAGAAAAAATACTACAATAACCTACTTAAAATATAAAACCCCATTTTCAATAAAAAAACATACATAATAATATTTTTTACGTGTATTAGTTAAAAACTGACAATTGAATATCGATCTAGAATATTATTTTAATATATCTAATGGTAAAATATTAACTGTAAATTTGTAATAAACAAATTTTGAATTTTGTAATATTACATGAATTAGAAGTATTTAAAATCTAAAATCTGTTTTAATAATATAATATATTTTTTATTCGTTTATTATTTTGAAGTTACAAAATATTGCTTTTGTTTTATTTGTATATTAATTTTTTAATAATTTAGTTTCTTTTTAAGTAATTTTAAAATTATCAAGAATATAATATATTTAAAATTATTTATTTAAATGTATCCAAATATGATGTCTCATTTTTATGTGTGTTTGCGTTGAGCATATTTACTTTGTAGTTTGTATATTTAATAACACATTGTTTCGTGCCGTTTTATGGTTTTAATAAATGTGTTGTCATTTCATTTTTATTACTAATAACATGATTTTTTAGTGATCAGTGATAATGTATTTTTAGCGTTATGTATTATATTTTATCGTATATTTTCTAACTCTTCATGCTGACATTTTTTTAGAATCATTTTAACTAGATAATAGGTTTAAAGATGTAAATAAAACTGTGTATATTGTAAATTTAGACTTTTTAGTGTAACTGAGCACTATCAATTATGGAAATTATATTATGATTTTATTTTACTAAATATTTCTTTCTGTGTATATATTTTGTTTTATTTTGTATTTTTACAATTTTTTTGCATTATTCTTTAATTGCAGAGAATTGCTATTTCCGATTTTTGTTTCATATACCTTAAAAGTCTTCGGTTGATTTTTGTTTGTTTTCTTTCTCCAATTATAATGTACAGTTCGACAGTTTCTTTTTTTTTGGATCAAACTACTAATATCATCAGATAGAAAAGCTTAAACTACAAGAATGAAGTGAGTATTTGTGCTAGAGAAAACTGATTTAGCCTTTAATATAGTGAGATACTATAATATTAGAAGGTATCTAAACTCTTCTCTGTTGTCCTACGCTGGACATAATTAAGTTGTTGTCAATTGATTCTATATTAGTGATAACTGGAAATACATCTTTATGGCTTCCTTACACCTTCCTTAACTGATTTACGGTTAGACCATTTCTAATATACTGAGAGTAACATAATATTAGATGTTGATTATCTTCTTCCAATTAGGAATGCACAAAATGAGAGAAATTCAAAGTGTGACAACTTTATAATTTTGTCATCATATCTATATAAAGTTAGTTTATAGATTACTCTATCTGTTTCAAAATGTAATCAATTTTAATTAAAATCTGTAATATTTAAAAGTTATCACTTTATAAAACTGTCATTTAACATATAATTTAATCAATTACACAGTAATTTATATAATTTATTTAATTGTCCAAGCAATATCCAATAAATATAAAGTTACATTGAAATATAAAAACAATTTATGTAGTGAAACAAAAAAATACTTTTAAACCATTATATTATAAAACAAAAGGAATATTCAAATTATATTGAAACATTAGAATAGTAAAAATCAGAAAAGCTGAAATCTCAACGTCGATCATTTATGTCGGCCATGCCTTAGACCATCTCCAATGTATTCCTCTGTTTTTTTTCTCTAAAATAGAGGAATTTCATAGTAGAGATGGATTTGTCTCCGACGTATTTTTCTATTTTCTCTCCTAAAAAAGAATATTCTTGATATATTATTTTCTAAGTTTACAAATAATATTTTTTATTTGTGAAAGTTTAAAACAGCCCAATTTATTTTAGTATTTTATAAAATTATGATATTATTTACACTAAATATTTCTTTACAAACTATTATGTAAATAAAAATATATAATTATATTTATATAAATAATATATTTTAGTAAAAAAATATTTTCGGTTATAATTTTTTAAGTAAAAAGTTAAAGAATCATTTTGTAAAAACAAATAGAGGAGGTGACATGACAAAAATATAGTTTCTCATTGGCCGATTATTTTCGCCTACGTGGACACTCTATCTGAGACTTATATCCTTGAGTTTTAATTAAAAAGTTATTACTTTAGAAAATTGTCATTTAATATATAAATTTAATCAATTACATAGTAATTTACCTAATCTAATTGGCCACACGATATCCAATAAGTATAAAGTTACATTGAAATATAAAAACAATTTATGTAGTGAAACAAAAAATACTTTTAAACCATTATATTATAAAGCAAAGTGAATATTCAAATTATATTGAAACATTAGAATAGTAAGAATCAGAAAAGCTGAAATCTCAACGTCGATTATTTACGTCGGCCATGCCTTAGACCATCAACAATGTATTCTTCTATTTTTTTCTCTAAAATAGAGGAATTTCATAATAGAGATGAATTTATCTCCGATGTAATTTTCTATTTTCTCTCCTGAAAAATAATATTCTTGATATATTCTTTTCTAAGTTTACAAATAATACTTTTTATTTGTGAAAGTTGAAAACCAGTCCAATATATTTTAGTATTTTATAAAATTATGATACTATTTAAACTAAATATTTCTTTACAAACTATTATGTAAATAAAAAATATAATTATATTTATATAAATAATATATTTCAATGAAAAATATTTTCGGTTATAATTGTTTAAGTAAAAAGTTAAAGGATCATTTTGTAAAAACAAAAGAGGAGGTGACATGACAAAAATATAGTTTCTCATTAGCCGATTATTTTCGCCTACGTGGACACTCTATCTAAGGCTTATATCCTCCTTTTATTACTTGTTTGATACATAACATTTAATAGTTTTCAATTATTCAATATATAATTATTAATTTGTTTCATAATATGTAAAAAACGTTAAACAAATAATAATAGTAAAAATTATGTGTATATAAAATGTTCATCTAGCACAAGGTGCGAATCTTAAACTAGTTAAAATATAAGCAAAACTATGGACCTTTGAACCCAACTTGTTTGTAGATAGATTTTTTTTTTAAAAAAAAACTATACACTATACTATCAAAGTCAGAGTAAGAAACATCTCCATGTTCTTACTCACGGCACAAACGTAATGCAAACCCGACTAGATTACTGTAAAGATCGAGCCTAAAGGACAACTAAAAGCTTTATGAGTTTTCCTTTGGGGATTAAGATTTGATGTCCAAGAAACTAATATATGGTAATTATGTTTAACATGAACTTTGATCCCGTGAATATTAAAACCGAAGGAAAGTAACAACAACGACAAATGATAAAGTAAACCCAAGAGCAACTCCATTTAAAAGATCTAGGGCAATGTCACTATCACTGTAGTCAGTCTCACTGGTACTTGGTCGTCTTTCGTCTGGTGTACCTGCTTGACATTGAGTCCAGTTGTAACAAAAAAAAGTCGTTTCCCTCGTAGCTCGAATCCGGAAATGTTTGAAAGTGACCACCAGAAGGGATTCTCCCAGAGAGACTATTGTTAGCGACGCTGAACATGGACAAGAACGTTAGTTTCTGCAGAGACTCCGGGATTGAACCGGAAAAAGGGTTATTGGACAAATCAAGAACCTCCAAGGTTGTCATTTCCGAAAGCGAGCTAGGGATTGTTCCTGATAATCTGTTTCCATTCAGATTAGCAACATGGAGTTTCTTCAGTTTTCCAAGATCCTCCCAAATGGGTCCAGAAAGATTGTTTTGGCTGAGTTGTAACGTTGGTGGTAGCCTGAAAAAGTGTTTGGATTGCAGAGATCTTGCATCCGAAATGTCTCGGCTTGAGAGATTGGGAAATCTAGAGACGGCTCTCCCGTGAGCGAGTTTCGTGACAAATCCAAGTAGAAAAGATTATCGAAACCACCGGTATAGCTCCGGCTAAACTATTCCACGAGAGATCCAACAGCTCTAGATTGGTGCTCTTGCTCAACCATCTTGACATTGAACCAGTAAGCCTAGAGTTTGCTACAACAAGCACCTTGAGCATCTTGAAATGAAGACGCGGGTCGTCAGGCAACATCTCTCCACGGAAATTCAAAGTGAGAATCAGAGTTGTCAGGTTCTTGCAGTGCTGAAGGATGTGAAGCGTCGATGAAATCCTTGAAGCTCTCAGGGACCTGCCCGTAAAAGTGGTATCGCCCTAGGTTGACGTAATGCAGGTGTGTGCAAGACGGTAGATACTCCGGAAAAGAGCTATTGAACTTATTAGTCCCCAGATCGAGTTGTTCCCCAGGTTAAGCAAGATCAAACTCTGTGAATTTGCCAGCGACTTAGCTAGGGATCCCTCCGCTGAATCTGTTAGACTTAGCCATTAGATACTCTAACTCGTGCAGTGTGTCGAACACATCAGGTATTTCGCCGAAGAATCTATTCGATGAGATGTCCAGATGAACGAGGCTGGAGAGGTTACCGAGAGCAGGACCGAGTGAACCAGAGAGACCCTTCTCTTGAATCTCCAAAAGGTTCAACCTTTGAAGCTGAAAGAGATCTTACCAGTGAGTTCGGCGCATTTCTCGAACCCATATGGAATATCTCCGGAAAAATATGCACAGGAAGCGAACCATTCAACTTGTTTGAGGCAAAAGCTAAATTTATCAGTAAGGGAAGATTCAATCTCTTAGGGACTTGGCCTGTCAGTTCATTAGAGCTCAAATCTAGAGTTTCTAGGTTTGCGAGATTGAAAATAGATCGAGGGATGGAGCCAAAGATGAAATTGCGCGAGAGATTAAGAACACTAAGCTGATGCAGCCGCCCAAGAGATTCAGACAACTTACCGGACAATCTTTTTGTTCACAAGCTTCAGCTTGGACCTTGGTGATTCTCAGAGTCTTCTTGTCCGGATCGTTTAAGTGAAGCGAAGAAGAGCATGTGATCCCCTCCCATTCACAGCAATCTCCAGTAGAATTGAAGTCCCAACCATCTGGTTTGGAGTCGAGCTCGTTGATGAAGTCACGCAAGGCCTCCAGTTCACGTGGATGGCACGTAAGGTTCTGAGAGTTTGATGAGTAGAAGCGGAGCTCTATGACAACAAGTAGGATCATCACCCACCAAAGTTCGTTTTTCGTTGACTGATAGATTTGAGTTTTGTATTCCTGATACGGTTATGGTTGGTTTAAAATCAGAATTGTCTGCTCTAACAAACTAACCAGCACAAATGTTGTGTTCTCATCACACTTTTGATTAAGTCAACCGGAATGTACCATTGGGAATGAAACTAAGCGCAAATTAAACAACACACTGTTTTTTTATTCATCAAGGCATAACCGCCTTCTATGTTTGAAGTTACATTCATCTAGGACTAAGTATTTTTATCAGGTAAATTTGATTCGATTCGTTATCCGTTTTTATTCTATACAAAAAAAATTCTGAATATTCGTAAATTTTTGGAGCAAAATAAATACTAAAACTCAGTATCCGCTAAAAACAAAACAAATCATAAATACTAAAATTTTAATAGGCGTATATCCGCTCCGCTCCTAAAAATATATAAATACACGTGTATCTAGATTAAATGTATAAGTTTAAAATTATTATTTTAACATACAATTTATATATTATATTCATATTATTACTTATAAAAGTACTAAATCAATAAAGGAAATTTCACTACTTTTTTATATATCATATAAAAAATATTTTTCAAAACAAATTTTTATCACTTTTTTCTAAATTGTTTGTATTAAACTAAGATATCCATAAATAGTAGTAAATATCCGTAAATATGCACATATTATTGAATATCTAATTTTCTGAATATCCATATTTACTTGAGAAAGTAATCTAAAATTAAACTAATTTTAATATTTTTAGAAAAATCTATATAAATATATAGTCTCTTTAAAATCACAATTTAACAATTTATATGTATATACATTTTATATAAGTATAAGCAAATCATTTTACTGTTTGTTATATATTCACAATGGATATATATATATATTTTTAAAACTTCAATATCTTTTAATGATATTTAGTAAAATTCTATTTAAAACTACATTTAAATTCCATGAAAGATATTTTATATACACCAAATAATATAACTAAAACAATATGAAAAGCGAATTTTGAAAAATTAACTAATGTATATATAAATTAATAATATTGAAAATATAATATTTAATTAATTTATAGTGTTATTAATTTATAAAAAGTTTATTTCTTAGATTTTTATATTAAGAGTATGTTTTAAAAATAAAATTGGATATATTAGTTGACAAAAAAAGTATTAATAAATCTTCAGACTTAAAAAAAAATTTCTAGTCACTAGACTGGGAGCTTTTTCAACCCAATCATATAATTTTAAGTCTTAAATTACTCTCTAGAAAGTAAGAAAAATAAAATATATGCAATAAGTAAAAGTAATAAAGTTGACAAAAAAAAAAAAAAAAAGTAAAAGTAATAAAGAGGGTTTCTTTGTGAAGACATTGCTTGATACTTGTTGAGCAAGGAGATGAAAAAGATTGAATTTTTAAAGTTATATATTGAATCAAATGCGAATTGGCGGCTGTAAGAGAGACATTACTGTGTCGGAGACATGCGAGGAGCTCAAGCTTTAAACTTCCTTCGCAAAACAACGACGCTAGCTCAACACATACGTTCTACGGCGGCGACTCGTTTGGAGTTTGGTTCGTGTCTCGAAGCAAACCCTAGCGACCTAGTTTATACCCATAACTGCAAAATCGATGATTTGTTAAAATCCGGTGACCTAATATCTGCACACGAGGTGTTCGATGAAATGTCCCTACGAGATGTCATCACTTATAATCTGATGATATCTGGGAACAGCCGAAACGGATGTTCTGTAAAAGCTTTCGAGCTCTACGCGGAGATGGTCTCTCATGGTCTTAGAGAGAACGCTTCCACGTTTCCTTCTGTTCTTAGTGTATGTAGTGGTGATGAATGGTTATGCAGAGAAGGGATTCAAGTTCACTGCAGGGTGATCTCGCTTGGGTTTGAGTGTAATATGTTCATTAGGTCTGCACTTGTGGGTCTCTATACTTCTTTGCGGCTCGTTTATGTTGCTCTCAAGCTGTTCGATGAAATGCCTGAGAGAAACTTAGCTGTTTGTAATTTGATGCTGAGATGTTATTGCGAGAATGGAGATTCGAAGGGGTTGTTTGGAGTGTATCGTAGGATGGGAGTTGAAGGTGTCGATGAGAACGGGTTGAGTTATTGTTATATGATCCGTGGTTGTTCTAATGATCGGTTGTTATGCGAAGGGAAGCAATTGCATTCTCTAGTGGTTAAATCTGGTTGGAACGTTTGTAATATATTTGTGGGTAATGCGCTTGTGGACTTGTACTCTGCTTGTGGTGATTTATACGGTTCTAAGACATCATTTGATGATGTCCAGGAACAGGATGTGATATCGTGGAACTCGATTGTTTCTGTGTTTGCTGATTACGGGTCTATGCTTGAGTCTCTTGATTTGTTTAGAAAGATGCAGTTTTGGGGGAAGAGACCTTCAGTGAGGTCATTCATGTCGTTTTTGAATTTCTGTAGCAGAAACAGTGATACTCAGTCTGGGAAGCAGATCCATTGTTATGTCCTCAAAATGGGATTTGATGTTTCTAGTGTTCATGTGCAGTCTGCTCTAATTGACATGTACGGCAAATGCAATGACATTGAGAGTTCTGTGTCTGTTCATCAGAGTCTGCCTCGCCTGACTCTGGAGTGTTGTAACTCGCTGATGACTTCTCTTAGGCACTGCGGCATCACTAAAGATATCATCGAGATGTTTGGTTTGATGATTGATGAAGGAACTGGAATCGACGAAGTCACTCTTTCTACTGTCCTCAAGGCTTTATCACTCTCTGAAGCAGTAACTTCACAGAGCTGCACGCTTGTACATTGCTGTGCCATCAAATCCGGATACGCATCTGACGCTGCAGTCTTGTGCTCTCTAATCGATGCCTATTCGAAGAGCGGCGAGAATGAAGTGTCTCGGAAGGTGTTTGATGAGATTGATTCACCTAACGTATTCTGCTGGACCTCGATCATCAATGGATATGCTAGAAATGGCA
Coding sequences within:
- the LOC106343209 gene encoding pentatricopeptide repeat-containing protein At1g74600, chloroplastic — encoded protein: MRGAQALNFLRKTTTLAQHIRSTAATRLEFGSCLEANPSDLVYTHNCKIDDLLKSGDLISAHEVFDEMSLRDVITYNLMISGNSRNGCSVKAFELYAEMVSHGLRENASTFPSVLSVCSGDEWLCREGIQVHCRVISLGFECNMFIRSALVGLYTSLRLVYVALKLFDEMPERNLAVCNLMLRCYCENGDSKGLFGVYRRMGVEGVDENGLSYCYMIRGCSNDRLLCEGKQLHSLVVKSGWNVCNIFVGNALVDLYSACGDLYGSKTSFDDVQEQDVISWNSIVSVFADYGSMLESLDLFRKMQFWGKRPSVRSFMSFLNFCSRNSDTQSGKQIHCYVLKMGFDVSSVHVQSALIDMYGKCNDIESSVSVHQSLPRLTLECCNSLMTSLRHCGITKDIIEMFGLMIDEGTGIDEVTLSTVLKALSLSEAVTSQSCTLVHCCAIKSGYASDAAVLCSLIDAYSKSGENEVSRKVFDEIDSPNVFCWTSIINGYARNGMGRDCVEMLKEMDGKNLVPDEVTILSVLSGCSHSGLVEEGEVIFNSLESKHGIVPGRKLYACMVDLLGRAGLVEKGEKLLLKARGDADCIAWSSLLQSCRVHGNEAIGRRAAEVLMDLEPDNFAVYIQVSKFYFEIGDFEISRRIREIAASQELMREIGYSSVILRN